Proteins from a genomic interval of Paenibacillus sp. FSL H8-0048:
- a CDS encoding phosphotransferase family protein, which translates to MQGKVIGQGRTAEVLEYGEETILKLYREDVPEGHVDLEYRISKWVYEQGVATPQPHERVVVEGRQGIVYQQIAGPTLLQQMNRKPWLNFSGFKQMAGLHYSLHQLGGMGEAGAQKKRLEQHIIAAPMLETDEKTQILSRLARLPDGDKLCHGDFHPDNILMDDKLWVIDWMTGVRGNPAADVARSVIMFSIGAMPPQASVFAKGFLGFARKRLTAQYVGRYLKLSGLTLAEIEAWILPVAAARLVEGLPVPEKELLVREIRRRLRA; encoded by the coding sequence ATGCAGGGGAAGGTAATCGGTCAAGGCAGAACGGCTGAAGTGCTGGAGTACGGGGAAGAGACAATTCTTAAGCTGTACCGCGAGGATGTTCCGGAAGGGCACGTGGACTTGGAATACCGCATCAGTAAATGGGTCTATGAACAAGGTGTTGCTACTCCGCAGCCCCATGAGCGGGTAGTTGTAGAGGGTAGACAGGGAATTGTATATCAGCAGATCGCCGGTCCTACCCTGCTGCAGCAGATGAACCGGAAGCCATGGCTGAACTTCAGCGGCTTCAAACAGATGGCCGGCCTGCATTACAGCCTCCATCAGCTGGGTGGCATGGGCGAAGCCGGGGCGCAGAAGAAGCGCCTGGAGCAGCATATTATCGCCGCACCCATGCTTGAGACAGACGAGAAAACACAGATTCTGTCCCGGCTTGCCCGGCTGCCGGACGGGGACAAGCTATGCCATGGCGATTTCCACCCGGATAATATCCTGATGGACGATAAGCTATGGGTCATTGACTGGATGACCGGCGTCCGCGGCAATCCTGCGGCAGATGTGGCACGGTCAGTAATCATGTTCAGTATCGGGGCCATGCCTCCGCAGGCTTCCGTGTTCGCTAAGGGGTTCCTGGGTTTCGCCAGAAAACGGCTGACCGCCCAATATGTCGGCAGGTATCTGAAGCTGTCAGGCTTGACGCTTGCGGAGATCGAAGCGTGGATACTGCCGGTAGCGGCGGCACGGCTGGTAGAAGGCCTTCCGGTTCCCGAGAAGGAGCTGCTGGTCCGTGAGATCCGCAGACGCCTGAGAGCATAG
- a CDS encoding GerAB/ArcD/ProY family transporter has protein sequence MSKEIIPAGQSISIAVLFITGASLFLGTSSQSGNSSWIAQLLAIMLALPLMMIYARLHVLFPGKDLYDMLIAVFGSVLGRMLCCLYIWYALHLGALVLRNFGEFSKTVALTATPMLAPMLMIGLLCIWVVHAGIEVLGRSAKFLLLFSLIVIVVLQLLSVPKFEYHHLKPLLHTRFGLILADTAGSFTFPFAEIVVFLGAFSAIPAKGSAKRVLVSSTLIAGGIIIMITLRNLLMLGPDILSGLYFPSYVAVSRINIGDFVTRIEGSAAIVFVTALFVKVSLCLYVTCNGVAKVFKLGSYRSVVLQMGLIMIYLSDFIYSNIMEMEEFAYHIYKVYALPFEVVIPVLLWLTAELVVRKRSSIHKALPEQQPDGS, from the coding sequence GTGAGCAAAGAGATTATCCCGGCTGGCCAGTCGATCAGCATCGCTGTATTATTTATCACCGGCGCTTCCCTGTTCCTGGGCACCTCGTCACAATCCGGCAACAGCAGCTGGATTGCCCAACTGCTGGCGATTATGCTGGCCCTTCCGCTTATGATGATCTATGCGAGACTCCATGTCCTGTTTCCGGGCAAGGATCTGTATGATATGTTGATTGCAGTGTTCGGCTCCGTCCTGGGACGGATGCTCTGTTGTCTGTATATCTGGTATGCTTTACATCTGGGAGCGCTGGTGCTGCGTAATTTCGGGGAGTTCAGCAAGACCGTGGCTTTAACTGCAACTCCGATGCTCGCACCCATGCTTATGATTGGCCTGCTCTGTATCTGGGTGGTCCATGCCGGGATTGAGGTGCTTGGAAGAAGCGCCAAATTCCTGCTGCTCTTCTCGCTGATTGTAATTGTGGTCCTACAACTGCTCTCTGTACCCAAGTTTGAGTACCATCATCTGAAGCCGCTGCTCCATACCAGATTTGGCCTTATTCTTGCAGATACAGCTGGCTCGTTCACCTTCCCTTTTGCCGAGATTGTAGTCTTCCTGGGCGCGTTCAGCGCCATTCCGGCCAAGGGCTCTGCCAAGCGGGTGCTGGTCAGCAGCACACTGATTGCCGGGGGGATCATTATTATGATTACACTGCGCAATCTGCTGATGCTGGGTCCTGATATTCTGTCCGGTCTGTACTTCCCGTCTTATGTGGCGGTCAGCCGGATAAATATCGGCGATTTCGTTACGAGGATCGAGGGCTCGGCGGCCATTGTGTTTGTTACCGCGCTCTTCGTCAAGGTCAGTCTGTGTCTGTATGTAACCTGTAACGGGGTAGCGAAGGTATTCAAGCTTGGGAGCTACCGGTCTGTAGTGCTGCAGATGGGACTGATCATGATCTATCTGTCGGACTTCATCTATTCCAATATTATGGAAATGGAAGAGTTCGCGTATCACATCTACAAGGTATATGCCCTTCCGTTCGAAGTGGTGATTCCTGTGCTGCTGTGGCTTACAGCTGAGCTTGTTGTCCGCAAAAGGAGCAGCATTCACAAGGCTCTTCCAGAGCAGCAGCCGGATGGTTCATAG
- a CDS encoding Ger(x)C family spore germination protein encodes MGYESAAGDDWNAQPETEAAEKTGEAVMRSLRRGGASLISLLLLLSLGLTGCWNYAEVDDMAIVAGVAIDKDEDGKLLLTAEIVDTGGAADKAQAGYKMVSLSGNTMFEIVRNMISMTGKKLFWSHAKAIIISEEAAREGLVKVIDWYSRDTETRSDVFIFVSGEKTAREVLNLNSTTEAILSFELAQMMRDEKYTNIAPAVEIWDFIDKLETSGINATAPIIHIHRKNGERSERVAGTALFLKDRMVGKLSGDETKTMLMIKNVLQGGVLVVDDKRGNPAYSLEIVSNQTKLKHQMVDGRLRMEIRTETKTGLDEVMTTDGFLENETIHDIEQRAAEELQADILTLVHKMQQQYDADIFGFGESLYENQPKLWAEVKDHWPEVFAGLEVNVKSKVTIQSSAKTSRAIRLGD; translated from the coding sequence GTGGGATATGAATCTGCGGCCGGCGATGATTGGAATGCGCAACCGGAGACGGAAGCCGCCGAAAAGACCGGCGAAGCGGTCATGAGGTCTCTGCGAAGAGGGGGCGCCTCTCTGATCTCGCTACTGCTGCTGCTGAGCCTGGGACTCACCGGCTGCTGGAATTATGCCGAGGTGGATGATATGGCGATTGTAGCCGGGGTGGCCATTGATAAGGATGAGGATGGGAAGCTGCTGCTTACAGCAGAGATCGTAGATACTGGCGGGGCAGCCGACAAGGCTCAGGCGGGCTATAAAATGGTCAGCCTCAGCGGGAATACGATGTTTGAAATCGTCCGCAATATGATCTCTATGACCGGCAAGAAGCTGTTCTGGAGTCATGCCAAGGCCATAATCATCAGTGAGGAAGCCGCCAGAGAGGGGCTGGTGAAAGTCATTGACTGGTACAGCCGGGACACGGAGACCCGTTCAGATGTGTTCATCTTCGTGTCAGGAGAGAAGACGGCCCGCGAGGTGCTCAATCTGAACAGTACCACGGAAGCGATCCTGTCTTTTGAATTGGCCCAGATGATGCGTGACGAGAAGTATACGAACATCGCTCCGGCTGTGGAGATCTGGGATTTCATTGACAAGCTGGAGACTTCGGGGATTAATGCAACGGCCCCAATCATTCATATTCACCGGAAAAATGGTGAGAGGAGCGAGAGGGTGGCAGGCACCGCCTTATTCTTGAAGGACCGGATGGTGGGCAAACTGAGCGGCGATGAGACGAAGACGATGCTTATGATCAAAAATGTACTGCAGGGAGGGGTGCTGGTTGTGGATGATAAGCGGGGGAACCCGGCGTATTCCCTGGAGATTGTCTCCAATCAGACCAAGCTGAAGCACCAAATGGTAGATGGCAGGCTTCGGATGGAGATTCGAACGGAAACCAAGACAGGGCTGGATGAGGTGATGACCACGGACGGATTCTTAGAAAATGAGACGATTCATGATATTGAGCAAAGGGCGGCTGAGGAGCTGCAGGCAGATATTCTTACGTTAGTTCATAAGATGCAGCAGCAATATGACGCTGATATTTTTGGCTTTGGCGAGAGCCTGTACGAGAACCAGCCCAAGCTCTGGGCGGAGGTGAAGGATCACTGGCCAGAGGTCTTTGCCGGTCTTGAAGTGAACGTCAAGTCCAAGGTGACGATACAGAGCAGTGCCAAGACATCGCGGGCCATCCGGCTGGGGGATTAA
- a CDS encoding spore germination protein, which produces MKNKHSALNSEAAGTLSAHPPLSPLLEETVERLRKIFNNDGTLRVRIIENSQGAPVRCGLIYVDGMVDRNLIQTGIIKPVLAYQPAEEEYRDPKVLMERIRMTVIDTPDVTATGELEGLIGAVVSGKAVLLLDGYAGGLVINVQGWDSRAIEEPTTEKAVRGPREGFTESLLVNLTLIRRRVQDPDLKFEFTQIGTRSRTQTCICYMESLTSPAIIKELYDRLEKVELDLILDTGYLSELIRDEPYSPFETVGNTERPDTLVSKILEGRVAVLIEGTPFALTVPYVFVENFQASEDYYINYYFASFNRVLRVMGAFMSISIPAGYIALVTYAQEMVPTLLLLSIATARQSVPFPTIVEALLMLTIFEVLREAGARIPTSIGQAVSIVGALVLGQAAVDARIVSAPMVIVVGLTGITTLLNPRLTGPLIIARLALLGATFFLGLYGYFFGLLGLVIHLMSLRSFGVSYMLGVGSIRPQDIKDTTIRAPWWDMNLRPAMIGMRNRRRKPPKRPAKRS; this is translated from the coding sequence GTGAAGAACAAGCATTCTGCACTGAACAGTGAAGCTGCCGGTACCCTGTCCGCGCATCCTCCGCTAAGCCCTTTGCTGGAGGAGACGGTGGAACGGCTGCGGAAGATTTTCAATAACGACGGGACACTGAGAGTAAGGATCATAGAGAATAGCCAGGGAGCTCCCGTCCGCTGCGGATTAATCTATGTCGATGGAATGGTAGACCGGAATCTGATTCAAACAGGGATCATCAAGCCGGTACTTGCTTACCAGCCCGCAGAAGAAGAGTACCGGGACCCCAAAGTTCTGATGGAAAGAATCCGGATGACCGTTATTGATACGCCTGATGTCACGGCCACCGGGGAGCTGGAGGGATTGATCGGAGCGGTCGTCAGCGGGAAGGCGGTGCTGCTCCTTGATGGCTATGCCGGAGGGCTGGTTATCAATGTTCAGGGATGGGATTCCAGAGCGATAGAAGAGCCTACTACAGAAAAAGCAGTGCGCGGCCCCCGTGAGGGGTTCACCGAATCGCTGCTTGTCAATCTGACCCTGATCCGCCGCAGAGTGCAGGACCCGGATCTGAAATTTGAATTCACGCAAATCGGAACACGCAGCAGGACACAGACCTGTATCTGCTATATGGAGAGCCTGACCTCTCCTGCCATTATTAAGGAGCTGTATGACAGGCTGGAGAAGGTGGAGCTTGATCTGATTCTGGATACGGGTTATTTGTCCGAGCTGATCCGTGACGAGCCGTACTCTCCGTTTGAAACTGTCGGAAATACCGAGCGGCCGGACACACTGGTAAGCAAAATCCTGGAGGGCCGGGTTGCGGTTCTTATCGAAGGCACTCCTTTTGCGCTGACTGTCCCTTATGTATTCGTAGAGAACTTCCAGGCCAGCGAGGATTATTATATCAATTATTATTTTGCATCGTTTAACCGTGTGCTTCGAGTGATGGGCGCCTTCATGTCGATCAGTATCCCGGCCGGGTATATTGCCCTCGTGACCTATGCCCAGGAGATGGTCCCCACTCTGCTGCTGCTAAGCATTGCGACTGCGAGGCAATCGGTGCCGTTTCCAACCATAGTTGAAGCCCTGCTTATGTTGACCATCTTCGAGGTGCTGCGGGAAGCGGGGGCGCGGATACCGACTTCGATTGGGCAGGCGGTAAGCATTGTCGGAGCGCTGGTGCTGGGCCAGGCTGCTGTGGATGCACGGATTGTCAGTGCGCCGATGGTCATCGTGGTGGGCTTGACAGGGATAACGACTCTGCTGAATCCAAGGCTGACCGGCCCGCTGATCATCGCCAGACTGGCGCTGCTGGGCGCCACCTTTTTCCTCGGTCTCTACGGATATTTCTTCGGTCTGCTCGGTCTGGTCATTCATCTGATGAGTCTGCGCTCCTTCGGGGTCTCTTACATGCTGGGAGTCGGCTCGATCCGCCCGCAGGATATTAAGGATACAACGATCCGTGCCCCCTGGTGGGATATGAATCTGCGGCCGGCGATGATTGGAATGCGCAACCGGAGACGGAAGCCGCCGAAAAGACCGGCGAAGCGGTCATGA
- a CDS encoding MGMT family protein, with product MTPFTQKVILIIQSIPEGSVMTYGGIARAAGSPRAARQVVRILHSMSRKYKLPWHRVINAKGMISLTEDESASLQRLYLTGEGIVFDERGVVDLDRYQYIPALELDMELELPADSGDEGEA from the coding sequence ATGACACCATTCACGCAAAAGGTTATCCTCATCATTCAATCGATCCCGGAAGGCTCCGTCATGACCTACGGCGGAATTGCCCGGGCAGCCGGAAGCCCCCGGGCAGCACGGCAGGTCGTGCGCATTCTGCACTCCATGAGCAGGAAGTACAAACTGCCGTGGCACAGGGTCATCAACGCCAAAGGCATGATCTCGCTCACCGAAGACGAATCCGCCTCCCTGCAGCGGCTGTACTTAACCGGAGAGGGCATTGTCTTTGATGAACGGGGGGTGGTTGACCTGGACCGCTACCAGTATATTCCTGCTCTTGAGCTGGACATGGAACTGGAGCTTCCGGCTGACTCCGGCGATGAAGGGGAAGCTTAA
- a CDS encoding DUF1361 domain-containing protein — translation MKELNYTKVFILLAAMTGATLAVYRVVSLQTDTFYAFLLWNLFLAWVPFFFSMAAHELDKRKIGGLLILPLGVAWLLFFPNAPYIMTDLIHLTVRKSKYIVGGTIQNRYWYDLTTLLLFTWSGWLTGFFSLYQFQHVIYRKSNMLLSWIFVLFACVMGGYGVLLGRVYRLNSWDVLTDRHQLYRLVMDSLNRQSVFFSLFIAFVLLVIYATMYCLLNGLAGGSRRSYSEGRRKAG, via the coding sequence ATGAAAGAACTGAATTACACCAAGGTCTTCATCCTACTGGCTGCTATGACGGGGGCAACGCTTGCGGTGTACCGGGTAGTTTCGCTGCAGACGGATACGTTCTATGCCTTTCTGCTCTGGAATCTGTTTCTGGCCTGGGTGCCGTTCTTCTTCTCCATGGCCGCGCATGAGCTGGATAAGCGGAAGATCGGGGGACTGCTGATTCTGCCGCTGGGCGTAGCCTGGCTGCTGTTTTTTCCGAATGCGCCTTATATTATGACTGATCTGATCCATCTGACCGTCCGCAAAAGCAAGTATATCGTTGGCGGAACGATCCAGAACCGGTACTGGTATGATCTGACCACCCTCCTCCTGTTCACCTGGAGCGGCTGGCTGACCGGCTTCTTCTCCCTGTACCAGTTCCAGCACGTGATCTACCGCAAAAGCAACATGCTGCTCTCATGGATATTCGTTCTGTTCGCCTGTGTCATGGGCGGCTACGGCGTCCTGCTCGGCAGAGTCTACCGGCTGAACAGCTGGGATGTGCTGACGGACCGCCATCAGCTCTACCGGCTGGTCATGGACAGTCTGAACCGGCAGTCTGTGTTCTTCAGCCTGTTCATCGCCTTTGTGCTGCTGGTGATCTATGCCACGATGTATTGCCTGCTGAACGGGCTGGCGGGCGGGAGCCGCAGGAGTTATTCCGAGGGCAGGAGGAAGGCAGGTTAA
- a CDS encoding nuclear transport factor 2 family protein, producing MQDLLSLFTPDAEIVSGGRSRTGFEIVIKTFYEHNKDIKHMWDAWVLQPDGSYLTNWAVCGQAADGTVYAKAGIDIMRVNDMGQITYLKNVQTTEDEYSQYNS from the coding sequence ATGCAAGACTTATTGTCACTGTTCACGCCGGATGCTGAAATTGTGTCGGGCGGGAGAAGCCGCACAGGATTCGAGATAGTGATTAAGACTTTTTATGAACATAACAAAGACATTAAACATATGTGGGACGCATGGGTACTTCAGCCTGACGGCAGCTACCTGACCAACTGGGCAGTATGCGGACAAGCTGCCGACGGCACGGTCTATGCGAAGGCGGGTATAGATATTATGCGTGTGAATGATATGGGGCAGATTACGTATCTGAAGAACGTGCAGACGACTGAGGATGAGTACAGTCAATATAATTCGTAA
- a CDS encoding ArsR/SmtB family transcription factor, with amino-acid sequence MRHLPIPAVSEMHLTTVCNALGDPLRMKIAYCLASSGERHCSAFEVDHISKSTLSHHVKMLREAGIIQPRIEGKQHFYSLRKDDLNTRFPGLVDMILHTGDLG; translated from the coding sequence ATGAGACATTTACCGATACCTGCAGTTTCAGAGATGCATCTGACCACGGTCTGTAATGCATTAGGTGACCCGTTGCGCATGAAGATTGCCTATTGTTTAGCCAGTTCTGGCGAGAGACACTGCTCCGCCTTCGAAGTCGACCACATCTCAAAATCAACATTGTCCCACCACGTTAAAATGCTTCGTGAAGCTGGAATCATCCAGCCGCGCATAGAAGGCAAACAACACTTTTATTCGCTCAGAAAAGATGATTTAAATACCCGTTTCCCAGGTCTGGTCGATATGATTCTGCACACAGGAGACTTAGGATAA
- a CDS encoding SulP family inorganic anion transporter has protein sequence MTGWGRFKGYNIASLRKDIISGTIVGVIAIPLGMAFAIASGVKPEYGIYTTIVAGILISLFGGSRFQIGGPTGAFIPILFAIAMQYGYENLLIAGMMAGVILVLMGVLRLGVLIKFIPKPVTIGFTAGIAVIIFSGQIANFLGLRDMKRHESFIDNMKEVGAHLSTINLYSILTAGVCLAVVVLGLRFAPKVPGSLIGLLCATVIAALFFSGKVTTIGSAYGDIPNTLPSFHFPVITWEKIKLLIRPAFVIALLGAIESLLSAVVADGMSGSRHDSNRELIGQGVANIAAPLFGGIPATGAIARTATNIRSGAASPLSGIIHGVVVFLILLLFAPYASSIPLAAMAPILMVVAWNMSERKEFLHLLKLKTGDSLVLAITFLLTVFADLTVAVEVGLILAVVLFVKRMGEVHRISKVLPDPSSVKVEAHMVTESHDCPQIGIYNVEGPLFFGAAYRFDHTMPGLGPDQPKLILLRMGKVPLMDTTGEANLAALVKELQAAGGRLMISGIQSQPLELLKRTGLYDRIGASQFYDHTGEAINDALGSVNPSRCRGCAHAAFRECSALSGLEESSSRSAAFKGRTPAVARKLSGGV, from the coding sequence ATGACAGGGTGGGGCCGATTCAAAGGCTATAACATTGCTTCGCTGCGCAAAGATATCATTTCAGGGACAATCGTCGGCGTTATTGCCATCCCGCTCGGGATGGCATTTGCTATTGCTTCCGGTGTGAAGCCGGAGTACGGAATTTATACAACCATTGTGGCCGGAATACTGATTTCCTTATTCGGCGGGTCCAGGTTCCAAATTGGCGGGCCTACGGGTGCATTCATTCCTATTTTGTTCGCCATTGCGATGCAGTACGGGTATGAGAATCTGCTGATTGCCGGAATGATGGCCGGGGTGATTCTTGTCTTGATGGGTGTTCTGCGGCTGGGGGTATTGATTAAGTTCATTCCGAAGCCGGTGACCATTGGTTTTACGGCCGGGATTGCCGTTATTATTTTCAGCGGGCAGATTGCGAACTTCCTTGGCCTGAGGGATATGAAGCGGCATGAGAGCTTTATCGATAATATGAAGGAGGTCGGGGCGCATCTCTCCACAATCAATCTGTATAGCATTCTGACTGCGGGGGTATGTCTCGCCGTAGTGGTGCTGGGGTTGCGGTTTGCCCCGAAGGTGCCGGGCTCTCTGATCGGACTGTTGTGTGCCACGGTTATCGCTGCCCTGTTCTTCAGCGGCAAGGTGACGACCATCGGCTCTGCCTACGGAGATATTCCGAATACACTCCCCAGCTTTCACTTCCCGGTCATTACGTGGGAGAAAATCAAGCTGCTGATCCGTCCGGCCTTTGTCATTGCGCTGCTGGGGGCCATTGAGTCGCTGCTCTCCGCAGTCGTGGCCGACGGCATGTCGGGCAGCCGCCATGACAGTAACCGGGAGCTGATCGGCCAGGGGGTCGCCAATATCGCTGCGCCGCTCTTCGGCGGGATACCGGCTACGGGTGCGATTGCCAGAACCGCTACCAATATCCGCAGCGGTGCCGCTTCTCCACTATCCGGGATCATTCACGGCGTGGTCGTGTTCCTGATCCTGCTGCTGTTCGCCCCGTACGCCTCCAGCATTCCGCTGGCAGCGATGGCCCCGATTCTGATGGTCGTAGCCTGGAATATGAGTGAACGCAAGGAATTCCTCCACCTGCTGAAGCTGAAGACCGGGGATTCGCTGGTGCTGGCGATTACCTTCCTGCTGACGGTATTCGCCGATCTGACCGTGGCGGTTGAGGTGGGGCTGATTCTGGCTGTTGTCCTCTTCGTGAAGCGTATGGGCGAGGTACACAGAATCTCCAAGGTGCTGCCTGACCCGTCTTCCGTCAAGGTTGAGGCCCATATGGTAACCGAGAGCCACGACTGTCCGCAGATCGGAATCTACAATGTGGAGGGACCGCTGTTCTTCGGAGCCGCTTACCGCTTCGACCACACCATGCCCGGGCTCGGCCCGGATCAGCCTAAGCTTATCCTGCTGCGCATGGGCAAGGTGCCGCTGATGGATACGACAGGCGAGGCTAATCTGGCAGCACTGGTGAAGGAATTGCAGGCGGCAGGCGGCAGGCTGATGATCTCAGGTATCCAGAGCCAGCCGCTGGAGCTGCTGAAGAGAACAGGACTGTATGACCGGATCGGTGCCTCACAGTTCTATGATCATACCGGCGAAGCGATCAATGATGCGCTGGGCAGCGTGAATCCCAGCCGTTGCCGGGGCTGCGCGCATGCGGCCTTCAGAGAATGCAGCGCCCTCTCGGGGCTGGAGGAATCTTCTTCGCGCAGCGCTGCTTTCAAGGGCCGCACTCCGGCAGTGGCCCGCAAGCTGAGCGGCGGGGTATAA